One window of the Archangium primigenium genome contains the following:
- a CDS encoding helix-turn-helix transcriptional regulator: MTAASLSSPRSELGHFLRTRRARLRPSDVGLTEGARRRTPGLRREEVAQLAEVGVSWYTWLEQGRDIHVSEALLERLSSALRLDAAERSYLFELAQGRSPRPVAATPPLVSPLLARTIEAHHHPVTVSTMRWDVVAMNQPALKLWGDRRGTNALRNIFLGQGPPLVTVEHEAHARNLVARFRAEAARASAHERFQELVDELTARSPEFRRLWTLHDLDAEPEGTKVVDIPGTGRIELAHVTLMHIEPDARTLRVLFYSPVGPESARRMARALAER; the protein is encoded by the coding sequence GTGACCGCCGCGTCCCTGTCGTCTCCGCGCTCCGAGCTGGGGCACTTTCTCCGGACCCGCCGGGCGCGGCTGCGGCCGTCCGATGTGGGGCTGACCGAGGGCGCGCGGCGGCGCACGCCAGGGCTGCGGCGCGAGGAGGTCGCGCAGCTCGCCGAGGTGGGGGTGAGCTGGTACACGTGGCTCGAGCAGGGTCGCGACATCCACGTGTCGGAGGCGCTGCTCGAGCGACTGTCGAGCGCGCTGCGCCTCGATGCGGCGGAACGGTCGTACCTGTTCGAGCTCGCCCAAGGTCGCTCGCCCCGTCCGGTGGCCGCGACGCCGCCGCTCGTGAGCCCCCTGCTCGCGCGCACGATCGAGGCGCATCACCATCCGGTGACGGTCTCGACCATGCGCTGGGACGTCGTCGCGATGAACCAGCCCGCGCTGAAGCTTTGGGGTGATCGGCGTGGCACGAATGCCCTGCGGAACATCTTCCTCGGCCAGGGACCGCCGCTCGTCACGGTGGAGCACGAGGCCCACGCACGAAACCTCGTGGCGCGCTTTCGCGCGGAAGCCGCGCGCGCGAGTGCGCATGAGCGGTTCCAGGAACTCGTGGACGAGCTGACGGCGAGGAGCCCCGAGTTCCGCCGACTCTGGACGCTGCATGACTTGGATGCCGAGCCCGAGGGCACGAAGGTCGTCGACATCCCCGGAACCGGCCGCATCGAGCTCGCGCACGTGACGCTGATGCACATCGAGCCGGACGCACGCACGCTTCGAGTCCTCTTCTATTCTCCCGTCGGCCCCGAGAGCGCGCGGCGAATGGCGCGTGCGCTCGCGGAACGTTGA
- a CDS encoding MarR family transcriptional regulator, with protein sequence MLGALAEWVTAQVRSAVALEGLNPAEVSALLLLSKYPDRSIELLRAPLDLSHSGCVRLVDRLVQGGYVERREGEDARKVALHLTLQGREFARTAREQRAEALARLLHGLDAEERERLGRLASKLLEQSVPQASTAMKVCRLCDYDACVECPFDGLGP encoded by the coding sequence GTGCTGGGCGCTCTCGCGGAGTGGGTCACGGCGCAGGTGCGGAGCGCGGTGGCCCTGGAGGGCCTGAACCCCGCCGAGGTGAGCGCCTTGTTGCTCCTCTCGAAGTATCCCGACCGCTCGATTGAATTGCTGAGGGCGCCCCTCGACCTGTCGCACTCAGGTTGTGTCCGGCTCGTCGATCGGCTCGTTCAGGGAGGTTATGTGGAGCGGCGCGAGGGCGAGGATGCCCGCAAGGTCGCGTTGCACCTCACCCTCCAGGGCCGTGAGTTCGCCCGGACCGCGAGGGAGCAGCGCGCCGAGGCCCTGGCACGTCTCCTTCACGGACTGGATGCGGAAGAGCGGGAGCGCCTGGGGCGGCTCGCGAGCAAGCTGCTCGAGCAGTCGGTTCCTCAAGCGAGCACGGCGATGAAGGTCTGCCGGCTCTGCGACTACGACGCCTGTGTCGAGTGCCCGTTCGATGGGTTGGGCCCCTGA
- a CDS encoding aldo/keto reductase: MQKRKLGQGLEVSALGLGCMGMSFFYGPPKDTADMTKLLRAAVDRGVTLFDTAEVYGPFLNEELVGAALAPVRDQVVIATKFGIKHGENGPSPLSGVDSRPEQIRRVTDASLRRLRTDRIDLLYQHRVDPEVPIEDVAGTVKDLIAEGKVKHFGLSEAGAATIRRAHAVHPVTALQSEYSLWTREHEAEIIPTLEELGIGLVPYSPLGKGFLTGKMDAHTPLADDDLRRLLPRFSQDAMEANQALVRLLQHIADDKRATPAQVALAWVLAQKPWFVPIPGTTKLHRLDENLGALDIELTPGDLQRIEEASAHIRIHGARVPERLQTQFGR, translated from the coding sequence ATGCAAAAGCGCAAGCTTGGACAGGGATTGGAAGTATCGGCGCTCGGCCTCGGCTGTATGGGCATGAGCTTCTTCTACGGTCCTCCCAAGGACACCGCGGACATGACGAAGCTGCTGCGCGCGGCGGTTGACCGCGGCGTCACGCTCTTCGACACCGCGGAAGTCTACGGACCTTTTCTCAACGAGGAGTTGGTCGGTGCGGCACTCGCGCCAGTGCGCGACCAGGTGGTGATCGCCACCAAGTTCGGCATCAAGCATGGCGAGAACGGGCCGAGCCCGCTGTCAGGGGTCGACAGCCGACCCGAGCAGATACGTCGCGTGACGGACGCCTCTCTGAGGCGTTTGCGGACCGACCGGATCGACCTGCTCTACCAGCATCGTGTCGACCCGGAGGTGCCCATCGAGGACGTCGCTGGCACCGTGAAGGACCTGATCGCCGAAGGGAAGGTCAAACACTTTGGCTTGTCGGAGGCCGGCGCGGCGACGATCCGCCGCGCGCACGCCGTGCATCCCGTGACGGCGTTGCAGAGCGAATACTCACTCTGGACGCGAGAGCATGAGGCCGAGATCATTCCGACCCTCGAGGAGCTGGGCATCGGGCTGGTGCCCTACAGCCCCCTTGGGAAAGGCTTTCTGACCGGCAAGATGGACGCCCACACGCCGTTGGCCGACGACGACCTCCGCCGGCTCCTGCCGCGCTTCTCCCAGGACGCGATGGAGGCGAACCAGGCGCTGGTCCGCCTGCTCCAGCACATCGCGGACGACAAGCGAGCCACCCCGGCCCAGGTCGCGCTTGCCTGGGTGCTGGCCCAGAAGCCTTGGTTCGTTCCCATCCCCGGCACCACGAAGTTGCACCGGTTGGACGAGAACCTGGGCGCGCTCGACATCGAGCTGACGCCGGGCGACTTGCAGCGCATCGAGGAGGCCTCGGCTCACATTCGCATTCACGGCGCGCGCGTGCCCGAACGGCTCCAGACTCAGTTTGGACGATGA
- a CDS encoding xanthine dehydrogenase family protein molybdopterin-binding subunit: MTNKLMGPPVDRVDGRLKVTGQARYAAEHTLPNTAYAVIVQSTVARGTVLRMQTAEAEQAPGVLAVLTPRNTPKLAGLAQYAAISVLPRVTAMQDSEVLYNGQPIALVVADSLERATHAASLVTTTYVDKPATLDLKKARIEPAPGIFGGPPPGHVRGDVAAALKAAAVRVEGTYTTPAETHNPMEPHATVAVWDDPEHLTLYDANQGVFFMRQFLSVLFGMPQENIRVLARYIGGGFGCKALPWAHVVLSILAAKHVNRPVKLVLTRRQMNMQVGYRPFTEQKVELAASAKGKLTALRHTGQSELSEEDSFAELFTGVSGMLYACPNVTTAQQVARLSVSTPTFMRGPGEAPGTFALESAMDELAHALKMDPLEVRRINHADTDPEHGHPWSSKSLLECYRTGAERFGWAKRPLAPRSMKDGNVLIGWGMATATFPAMRSPASAVARVMPDGSALVQCGASDLGTGAYTVLTQVAADALGMAVGKVRMEMGDSLLPLGPLAGGSSTTASASPAVQTAAAEARKKLVQLAVADKQSPLSGLAEKDVLVEDGRLFSSKDKSKGETYAQLLARQNLPHVEGKGDAAPKPEEKKYSSHAFGAHFIEVRVDEALGTARISRVVTTMAAGRILNAKTARSQISGGVIFGLGMALTEETLRDPRSGRVMTADLADYHVPVQADVPDIDVHFVEEKDPHVNPLGIKGIGEVGTTGVAAAVANAIFHATGKRVRDLPITLDKLL; encoded by the coding sequence ATGACGAACAAGCTCATGGGTCCCCCGGTGGACCGGGTGGATGGTCGGCTCAAGGTGACGGGCCAGGCGCGCTACGCCGCCGAGCACACGCTGCCCAACACGGCCTACGCCGTCATCGTCCAGAGCACCGTGGCGCGCGGCACCGTGCTGCGCATGCAGACGGCCGAGGCGGAGCAGGCCCCGGGCGTGCTCGCGGTGCTCACCCCGCGCAACACGCCCAAGCTGGCGGGCCTGGCGCAGTACGCCGCCATCTCCGTGCTGCCCCGGGTCACCGCCATGCAAGACAGCGAGGTGCTCTACAACGGCCAGCCCATCGCCCTGGTGGTGGCCGACAGCCTGGAGCGCGCCACGCACGCCGCCTCGCTGGTGACGACCACCTACGTGGACAAGCCCGCCACGCTGGACCTCAAGAAGGCGCGCATCGAGCCCGCCCCGGGCATCTTCGGCGGACCCCCGCCCGGGCACGTGCGCGGGGACGTGGCCGCCGCGCTCAAGGCCGCCGCCGTGCGCGTGGAGGGCACGTACACGACGCCCGCCGAGACGCACAACCCCATGGAGCCCCACGCCACCGTGGCGGTCTGGGACGACCCCGAGCACCTCACGCTCTACGACGCCAACCAGGGCGTCTTCTTCATGCGGCAGTTCCTCTCCGTGCTGTTCGGCATGCCGCAGGAGAACATCCGCGTGCTCGCGCGCTACATCGGCGGCGGCTTCGGCTGCAAGGCGCTGCCCTGGGCCCACGTGGTGCTGAGCATCCTCGCGGCCAAGCACGTGAACCGGCCGGTGAAGCTCGTGCTCACGCGCCGGCAGATGAACATGCAGGTGGGCTACCGCCCCTTCACCGAGCAGAAGGTGGAGCTCGCCGCCTCGGCCAAGGGCAAGCTCACCGCCCTGCGCCACACGGGCCAGTCGGAGCTGTCCGAGGAGGACAGCTTCGCGGAGCTCTTCACCGGCGTGAGCGGCATGCTCTACGCGTGCCCCAACGTCACCACGGCCCAGCAGGTGGCGCGCCTGAGCGTCAGCACGCCCACCTTCATGCGCGGCCCGGGTGAGGCCCCCGGCACCTTCGCGCTGGAGAGCGCCATGGACGAGCTGGCCCACGCGCTGAAGATGGATCCGCTGGAGGTGCGCCGCATCAACCACGCGGACACGGATCCCGAGCACGGCCACCCCTGGTCCAGCAAGTCCCTGCTGGAGTGCTACCGCACGGGTGCCGAGCGCTTCGGCTGGGCCAAGCGGCCCCTCGCGCCGCGCTCCATGAAGGACGGCAACGTGCTCATCGGCTGGGGCATGGCCACCGCCACCTTCCCCGCCATGCGCTCGCCGGCCTCCGCCGTGGCGCGCGTGATGCCGGACGGCTCGGCGCTCGTGCAGTGCGGCGCGTCCGACCTAGGCACGGGCGCCTACACGGTGCTCACCCAGGTGGCCGCCGACGCCCTGGGCATGGCCGTGGGCAAGGTGCGCATGGAGATGGGGGACAGCCTCTTGCCCCTGGGCCCGCTCGCGGGCGGCTCGTCCACCACCGCCTCCGCCTCGCCCGCGGTGCAGACCGCCGCCGCCGAGGCGCGCAAGAAGCTCGTCCAGCTCGCCGTGGCCGACAAGCAGTCGCCCCTGAGCGGCCTGGCCGAGAAGGACGTGCTCGTCGAGGACGGCCGGCTCTTCTCCAGCAAGGACAAGAGCAAGGGCGAGACGTATGCCCAACTGCTCGCGCGCCAGAACCTCCCCCACGTGGAGGGCAAGGGCGACGCGGCCCCCAAGCCCGAGGAGAAGAAGTACAGCTCGCACGCCTTCGGCGCCCACTTCATCGAGGTGCGCGTGGACGAGGCCCTGGGCACCGCGCGCATCAGCCGCGTCGTCACCACCATGGCCGCCGGCCGCATCCTCAACGCCAAGACGGCGCGCAGTCAGATTTCCGGCGGCGTCATCTTCGGCCTGGGCATGGCGCTCACCGAGGAGACGCTGCGGGACCCGCGCTCGGGCCGCGTCATGACGGCGGACCTGGCGGACTACCACGTGCCCGTGCAGGCGGACGTGCCGGACATCGACGTGCACTTCGTCGAGGAGAAGGACCCCCACGTCAACCCGCTGGGCATCAAGGGCATTGGTGAGGTGGGCACCACGGGCGTCGCCGCCGCCGTGGCCAACGCCATCTTCCACGCCACCGGCAAGCGCGTGCGGGATTTGCCCATCACCCTCGACAAGCTGCTGTAG
- a CDS encoding (2Fe-2S)-binding protein translates to MTDPKSLPPEDASRPEAPASDVPEGATRREFIATATTITVGGALLLEACGHTSAAPPPSAPGPTPGAPPPGEMEVHLTVNGQPRALKVDPRTSLLDALRERMDLTGTKKGCDHGQCGACTVLVNGRRELSCLSLALMQEGAEVRTVEGLAQGETLHPMQEAFLTCDALQCGYCTPGQIMSAVGLLSEPCGTADADVREAMSGNICRCSAYPNIVAAIQQVRRQPQ, encoded by the coding sequence ATGACGGACCCCAAGTCGCTCCCTCCCGAGGACGCCTCGCGCCCGGAGGCCCCCGCCTCCGACGTGCCCGAAGGCGCCACCCGCCGCGAGTTCATCGCCACCGCCACCACGATCACCGTGGGCGGGGCCCTGCTGCTGGAGGCCTGCGGACACACGTCCGCCGCCCCTCCCCCCTCCGCGCCCGGGCCCACGCCCGGAGCCCCCCCCCCCGGCGAGATGGAGGTCCACCTCACCGTCAACGGCCAGCCCCGCGCGCTCAAGGTGGATCCCCGCACGAGCCTGCTGGACGCGCTGCGCGAGCGCATGGACCTCACCGGCACGAAGAAGGGCTGTGACCATGGCCAGTGCGGCGCGTGCACGGTGCTCGTCAATGGCCGGCGCGAGCTGAGCTGTCTGTCGCTCGCGCTCATGCAGGAGGGCGCCGAGGTGCGCACGGTGGAGGGCCTCGCCCAGGGCGAGACGCTGCACCCCATGCAGGAGGCCTTCCTCACCTGCGACGCGCTCCAGTGTGGCTATTGCACGCCCGGGCAGATCATGAGCGCCGTGGGCCTGTTGTCCGAGCCCTGTGGCACTGCGGACGCGGACGTGCGCGAGGCCATGAGCGGCAACATCTGCCGGTGCAGCGCCTACCCCAACATCGTCGCCGCCATCCAGCAGGTCCGGCGGCAGCCCCAGTAA
- a CDS encoding malonic semialdehyde reductase: MRPPISPDSVKQLFTEARSHHHWTDQPVTPDTLRAIYELMKWGPTSVNAMPARLLFVQSAAEKEKLVPCVMGSNVEQIRTAPVTAIVAFDERFFAHSKKLFPAYDATELFANDTRLSEATAFRNSSLQGAYMMFAARALGLDVCPMSGFDNALVDQSFFQGTTWKSNFLCTLGYGDESKLYPRGPRLSFDESCRIV, encoded by the coding sequence ATGCGCCCGCCCATCTCGCCGGATTCCGTGAAACAACTCTTCACCGAGGCCCGATCGCACCACCACTGGACCGATCAGCCCGTCACCCCAGACACGCTGCGGGCCATCTACGAACTGATGAAGTGGGGACCGACCTCGGTCAACGCGATGCCCGCCCGGCTGCTGTTCGTGCAAAGCGCCGCGGAGAAAGAGAAGCTCGTCCCGTGTGTCATGGGCTCCAACGTCGAACAGATCCGCACCGCCCCGGTGACCGCGATCGTCGCCTTCGATGAGCGCTTCTTCGCGCATTCAAAGAAGCTCTTCCCCGCCTACGACGCCACCGAGCTCTTCGCCAATGACACTCGCTTGAGCGAGGCGACGGCCTTCCGGAACAGCTCCCTGCAAGGGGCCTACATGATGTTCGCGGCCCGCGCGCTGGGGCTCGACGTGTGCCCCATGTCGGGCTTCGACAACGCCCTGGTGGACCAGAGCTTCTTCCAGGGGACGACCTGGAAGTCGAATTTCCTCTGCACGCTGGGCTATGGCGACGAGTCGAAACTCTACCCGCGCGGACCGCGGCTGAGCTTCGACGAGTCCTGCCGGATCGTTTGA
- a CDS encoding aldo/keto reductase gives MRYRLFGRTGLYVSELCFGAMTFGGKGFYEPIGKTAQAEADELVSLSLESGINFFDTADVYSEGESEKILGKALGARRKDVVLATKVRGKVGTGPNQQGLSRAHILSSIEGSLKRLGTDWVDLYQIHGFDPVTPFDETLRALDDVVRSGKVRYIGCSNLAAWQLAKANGIAAQRGWARFESLQAHYTIATRDLERELVPLLNDAQMGLMVWSPLSGGLLSGKYGRDGKGPDGSRRARFDFPPVNKDRAFDCIDAMRKIGDAKGASVACVALAWLLAKPHVSAIIVGAKNEQQLRDNLKASDFVLDPAEIAELDTVSALPTEYPGWMIEFLGNLGRAPKNAR, from the coding sequence ATGCGTTATCGACTGTTCGGCCGCACGGGCCTTTACGTCTCGGAACTCTGCTTCGGAGCGATGACCTTTGGCGGGAAGGGCTTCTACGAGCCCATTGGAAAGACGGCCCAGGCCGAGGCCGACGAACTCGTGTCCCTCTCGCTCGAGAGCGGCATCAATTTCTTCGACACCGCGGACGTCTACTCCGAGGGCGAGTCCGAGAAGATCCTCGGCAAGGCCCTCGGCGCGCGTCGCAAGGACGTCGTGCTCGCCACGAAGGTGCGCGGCAAGGTCGGCACGGGTCCGAACCAGCAGGGCCTCTCCCGCGCGCACATCCTGAGCTCCATCGAAGGCAGCCTGAAGCGCCTCGGGACCGACTGGGTCGATCTCTACCAGATTCACGGCTTCGACCCGGTGACCCCCTTCGACGAGACACTGCGTGCCCTCGACGACGTCGTCCGTTCGGGCAAGGTGCGTTACATCGGCTGCTCGAATCTGGCGGCCTGGCAGCTCGCCAAGGCCAACGGCATCGCGGCGCAGCGTGGTTGGGCTCGCTTCGAGTCATTGCAAGCCCACTACACGATCGCCACCCGCGATCTCGAACGCGAGCTCGTGCCGCTCCTGAACGACGCCCAGATGGGGCTCATGGTCTGGAGCCCGCTCTCCGGGGGCCTGCTGTCCGGAAAGTATGGCCGTGACGGCAAGGGCCCTGACGGCTCGCGCCGCGCCCGCTTCGACTTCCCGCCCGTCAACAAGGACCGCGCCTTCGACTGCATCGACGCGATGCGGAAGATTGGCGACGCCAAGGGCGCGAGCGTCGCGTGCGTCGCGCTCGCATGGCTGCTCGCGAAGCCCCACGTCTCCGCGATCATCGTCGGCGCGAAGAACGAGCAGCAGCTCAGGGACAACCTGAAGGCGAGCGACTTCGTGCTCGACCCCGCCGAGATCGCCGAGCTCGACACGGTGAGCGCGCTGCCCACCGAATACCCGGGCTGGATGATCGAGTTCCTGGGAAACCTGGGCAGAGCACCGAAGAACGCTCGCTAA
- a CDS encoding DUF417 family protein, with translation MTTSAPAPASSEAGHSHEVRLQFLQTVAIGLLRYGLVFIILLYGTFKFFAFEAEEIKPLIEYSPFMSWLYAVFSVRTTSALIGVVEVGMGLFIATRRWAPRLSGLASLAASGMFVMTLSFLVTTPGVLEPTSPVGGFLLKDLMLLGAALFTAAEALIAATASRSA, from the coding sequence ATGACAACGTCAGCGCCCGCTCCCGCCTCTTCCGAGGCTGGTCATTCCCACGAGGTCCGTCTCCAATTCCTCCAGACAGTGGCCATCGGGCTGCTTCGCTATGGGCTCGTCTTCATCATCCTGCTGTACGGCACGTTCAAGTTCTTCGCGTTCGAAGCCGAGGAGATCAAGCCCCTGATCGAATACTCGCCGTTCATGTCGTGGTTGTACGCGGTGTTCAGCGTGCGCACCACATCCGCTCTGATTGGAGTTGTCGAGGTTGGCATGGGTTTGTTCATCGCCACGCGGCGGTGGGCCCCGCGACTCTCGGGGCTCGCGAGCCTCGCCGCCTCGGGCATGTTCGTCATGACCCTGAGTTTCCTCGTCACGACGCCTGGGGTCTTGGAGCCCACCAGTCCAGTGGGCGGTTTTCTGCTCAAGGATTTGATGCTCCTCGGCGCGGCGCTCTTCACGGCCGCCGAGGCGCTGATCGCGGCCACGGCGTCGCGTTCGGCCTGA
- a CDS encoding LysR family transcriptional regulator: MDLNAALVFVHVVNSGSFTGAARVLGIPASTVSDRVAALEASLGSSLLTRTTRTLKLTDVGREFFTKAEAAVNALLHAGEEASQAQQRPTGVLRMTGPSDFATREIAESIAEYHARFPGVRVETHLSNRAVDVIAEGFDIAIRGGDLDDSSLIAKPIGAGCQILAASPAYLRRAPAIDAPEELSRHPCIGFLMSTRKGAEPPWVLRTAAGKTTRVKPGITNASTSFAMIIDLMKAGEGIALLPETLIQDELEEGGLIRVLPGWSTARAPVHLVYPRHRFASPKIQEMLPILERRLRARLTTRPARR, from the coding sequence ATGGACCTCAATGCGGCGCTCGTCTTCGTGCACGTCGTGAACAGTGGAAGTTTCACGGGCGCGGCGCGCGTGCTCGGGATTCCCGCCTCCACCGTGAGCGACCGGGTCGCCGCGCTCGAGGCCTCCCTCGGAAGCAGTCTGCTCACGCGGACGACGCGCACCTTGAAATTGACCGACGTGGGGCGCGAGTTCTTCACGAAGGCCGAGGCCGCGGTGAATGCGTTGCTCCACGCGGGCGAGGAGGCCTCCCAGGCGCAGCAGCGCCCGACGGGCGTCTTGCGGATGACGGGGCCGAGCGATTTCGCGACCCGGGAGATCGCGGAGTCGATCGCCGAGTACCATGCGAGGTTTCCGGGCGTCCGGGTCGAAACCCATCTCAGCAATCGTGCGGTCGACGTGATCGCGGAGGGGTTCGACATCGCGATTCGCGGCGGCGACCTCGACGACTCGAGCCTCATCGCGAAGCCCATCGGTGCGGGATGCCAGATCCTGGCGGCGAGTCCGGCCTACCTGCGCCGCGCTCCCGCGATCGACGCACCGGAAGAGCTCTCCCGGCACCCCTGCATTGGCTTCCTGATGAGCACGAGGAAAGGCGCGGAGCCGCCGTGGGTGCTCCGGACCGCCGCCGGCAAGACGACCCGCGTGAAGCCGGGGATCACGAACGCATCGACGTCATTCGCGATGATCATCGATCTCATGAAGGCCGGTGAGGGCATCGCGCTTCTTCCGGAGACGTTGATTCAGGACGAGCTCGAGGAGGGAGGGTTGATCCGGGTCCTCCCTGGATGGTCCACGGCGCGCGCGCCCGTCCACCTCGTCTATCCCCGGCATCGCTTCGCGTCACCGAAGATCCAGGAGATGCTTCCCATCCTGGAGCGGCGGCTGCGCGCACGACTCACCACGCGGCCCGCGCGGAGGTGA
- a CDS encoding DUF6345 domain-containing protein: MKAIRTLTPWAAVLALLSQTPSMAQQFSYSAAHITSWDGCECSSSSLSFTDDQMNGFDAALASRGHIRMHRFANTDVWASDYTEDSFGGFDHISSDDSDLIAYSGHGAAPKYSSGQTYKAPVCRSGSTSSCWFDSQNIRFGERSGSHATPFVGETRWSLWFTCYSVDERPDQQWGAALLQGHEYVMGYRDTSLDFYTTDEVPSDWVDRAIGGADSFKSAWFWAVEDWWANDTGGLVTAGPDSNSTLYRLDHLNKTWARRDASDYGLWIAWSYHQG; encoded by the coding sequence GTGAAAGCGATTCGGACGTTGACGCCCTGGGCGGCGGTGCTGGCACTGCTCAGCCAGACACCCAGCATGGCACAGCAATTCAGCTACTCGGCCGCGCACATCACCAGCTGGGATGGCTGTGAATGCAGCTCCAGCTCGCTGAGCTTCACGGACGACCAGATGAACGGTTTCGACGCCGCGCTGGCCTCGCGTGGGCACATCCGGATGCATCGGTTCGCCAACACGGATGTCTGGGCGAGCGACTACACCGAGGATTCGTTCGGCGGGTTCGACCACATCTCCAGTGACGACTCGGACCTCATCGCCTACTCGGGCCATGGTGCCGCGCCGAAGTACTCGTCGGGGCAGACGTACAAGGCGCCCGTCTGCAGGTCGGGCAGCACCAGCTCCTGCTGGTTCGACTCGCAGAACATCCGGTTCGGCGAGCGCTCGGGCAGTCATGCCACTCCCTTTGTCGGCGAAACGCGCTGGTCGCTGTGGTTCACCTGCTACAGCGTGGACGAGCGTCCGGATCAGCAGTGGGGCGCCGCGCTGCTGCAGGGGCATGAGTACGTGATGGGCTACCGCGACACCTCCCTGGACTTCTACACCACGGACGAAGTGCCCTCGGACTGGGTGGACCGGGCCATTGGCGGCGCGGACTCGTTCAAGTCGGCGTGGTTCTGGGCGGTGGAGGACTGGTGGGCCAACGACACGGGCGGCCTGGTGACCGCCGGCCCGGACTCGAACAGCACCCTGTACCGCCTGGACCACCTGAACAAGACCTGGGCCCGTCGGGATGCCTCCGACTACGGCCTGTGGATCGCCTGGTCATATCACCAGGGATGA
- a CDS encoding FAD binding domain-containing protein encodes MHPFHYVQTQEPGAGVGQVSGSPQATFLAGGTGLLDLMKLGVQTPQLLVDVRKLPLAQVEELPEGGLRLGALARNSDVANHPLVRERYPALSQALLAGASGQIRNMATVAGNVMQRTRCPYFRDTATACNKRAPGTGCSALEGINRSNAVLGGSDACIATHPSDMCVPLAALDATVRVLGPRGERTVPFTEFHLLPGSTPERETVLEHGELILSVDLPALPAARRSLYMKARDRASYAFALASVAAVLELEAGRVKTARIALGGVGTKPWRATAAEQKLIGQQASPALYEAAATAALEGAQPRAHNGFKVELARRLIVRSLTTLGGKS; translated from the coding sequence ATGCATCCCTTCCATTACGTGCAGACGCAAGAACCGGGCGCCGGCGTGGGCCAGGTCAGCGGCTCGCCCCAGGCCACCTTCCTCGCCGGCGGCACGGGCCTGTTGGACCTGATGAAGCTCGGCGTCCAGACCCCCCAGCTCCTCGTGGACGTGCGCAAGCTGCCGCTCGCCCAGGTGGAGGAACTGCCCGAGGGCGGCCTGCGCCTGGGCGCCCTGGCGCGCAACAGCGACGTGGCCAACCACCCGCTCGTGCGCGAGCGCTACCCCGCACTCTCCCAGGCGCTGCTCGCCGGGGCGTCGGGGCAGATCCGCAACATGGCCACCGTGGCCGGCAACGTGATGCAGCGCACGCGCTGCCCGTACTTCCGCGACACGGCCACTGCCTGCAACAAGCGCGCGCCCGGCACGGGCTGCTCGGCGCTCGAGGGCATCAACCGCTCCAACGCGGTGCTCGGCGGCAGCGACGCCTGCATCGCCACCCACCCCTCGGACATGTGCGTGCCGCTCGCGGCGCTGGACGCCACCGTGCGGGTGCTCGGCCCCCGGGGTGAGCGCACCGTGCCCTTCACCGAGTTCCACCTCCTGCCGGGCTCCACGCCCGAGCGCGAGACGGTGCTCGAGCACGGCGAGCTCATCCTCTCCGTGGACCTGCCCGCGCTGCCCGCGGCGCGCCGCTCGCTGTACATGAAGGCGCGCGACCGCGCCTCCTACGCCTTCGCCCTGGCCTCGGTGGCCGCGGTGCTGGAGCTGGAGGCGGGCCGCGTGAAGACGGCCCGCATCGCGCTGGGCGGCGTGGGCACCAAGCCCTGGCGCGCCACGGCGGCCGAGCAGAAGCTCATCGGCCAGCAGGCCTCGCCCGCGCTGTACGAGGCGGCGGCCACCGCGGCGCTCGAGGGCGCCCAGCCGCGCGCCCACAACGGCTTCAAGGTGGAACTGGCCCGGCGGCTCATCGTGCGGTCCCTCACGACGCTCGGAGGCAAGTCATGA